TACTATACCTGAGACTCGTACCGTAGTCTCCTTCCAATCACATTCCAGAAATGTAACAGCTCCACAGGAACATGCTGGCATGGAAAGCCAGCCATGATTTCGTGCACATCCGAGTAGTTACTGGGGAAATCCTTAATGGACGCCGGGTCCACAAACTCACTCAGGGCGCAGACGTACGCCTCGCCCCTGAGCAGCGACAGCACCATCCAGGTGATGGGGGCCACTGCCGCCCGTTCCACGATGGAGGCCAGCAGCGCGAACACGGCCACCCCCGAGAGCTTCCGGCACCTTCTCAAGCGACACTCGGACAGGATGTCCCACGTGTTGTGGTTCAGCATCACCCCCACAAGGAAGAGGGCCAGAGCGGGCACGCCTATGGCTGTCAGGCCGTACAGGTAGTTCCGTGCCGTGGAACACGGGCAGCTGAAGGCAAAGGTGTTGTAGGCCGTCTGTCCGCCGACCGTTCCCAGGGCAACGAGCCCATTGAAGATCATCACATCCTTGCTCTTGAAGAAGAGGGACATGAATTTGATGTTCTCACGGACCAGGTCAGCCATGGTTGCAGATTGTACAAGGTTTTGTAAAGCATAAAATCTAGACTGGCAGACGTTCCTGGTTCCTTCCTCTAGCTCACTTCACACTTCACAAAATATCAACCAATAAGGGAGAGGCAGTGAAAAGTAAagtcctagagagagagagagaaagagagagagaccatgaaTGGATCCGTTTTCAGTATACATGTCAGTCATTGCAAACATGCAGAGACCCGACTCAGGTGTCAGGTTGCAAAGAAACACATAGTGAGAGGATAGCTGCATGCTGTGCACTATGTAAGCTAAGCAGCTTTATGTAATTATTCAAtacctacactgtaaaaaataataagttaTGGTTGTTAATAAGTTAATAAGTTCGGGTGCAGAGAGTCCTGTAGCGCCTCCCAGAGGAGAGTGGGGTACATGTCCAGTTCATTGCTCTGCATTTTCAGTTTTCCAactgcaaaaagaaaaagaatgcaTCTATTGGCCATGTTTAACTAAAACAGCTGATTAAGTTTATCacattaaatgttaatttaacttatTTCTCCAGAGACCTAATTAATACTGTTAAGCTAAAAATATCATGATTTGGAAACTTTATTTTCTCTATTGCTTCAGGCCTACTACATTTATCACAATATAATTTAAATGTTCAATCATACGTTGGAATTATATGACGCCATTTGGCACCTCAATAATATGGCATGCAAACAGGGTCAAAACGTCTAATAACGAAATGCCTGCAGGTGTAAAAACATTACGTCTCCACACGCAAACATTTTACGTGTACAGATGTAATATTTTTACGTGTGCTAACCAGAAGTAAATATTTGCCGTGTAACCACAGGTATATTTTTgacgtgtaggcctacagatagGCTTCATACAACTTTATCACTCGCAGAGTagccttgttggtgtacgtcactaaatgtacacataaattattttattgtaaggccccccatgaacgaaagtacacaaaacttggcatgcattcggagggtgtcataatgatcctacacttttaatttcgtgcagttttgaccttgtcagccagagatattgtgatgaaaacacctaattttttgctttttaatttttaactaggtggcgctatacatgaaataagtggtaatgggatgggttgacatgcccccttaagaccaacatacataaaaaaggtggacctcctaggccctacggttctcgagatattcacagaaaactgtctccggccacctacaggccagttggtgtatagtaacataaattaatttattgtgtggccccccatgaacggaattccacaaaaattggcgtgcatacagagggtgtcataatgatcctacacttccaattttgtgcagttttgactatgttaggtc
This genomic stretch from Alosa sapidissima isolate fAloSap1 chromosome 16, fAloSap1.pri, whole genome shotgun sequence harbors:
- the LOC121685180 gene encoding calcium homeostasis modulator protein 2-like, translating into MADLVRENIKFMSLFFKSKDVMIFNGLVALGTVGGQTAYNTFAFSCPCSTARNYLYGLTAIGVPALALFLVGVMLNHNTWDILSECRLRRCRKLSGVAVFALLASIVERAAVAPITWMVLSLLRGEAYVCALSEFVDPASIKDFPSNYSDVHEIMAGFPCQHVPVELLHFWNVIGRRLRYESQLLGWILVGFVSLSVFLMLCLRRCCSPLGYQQEAYWSHFRSQESQVFQRTMDAHAHIQAIRNVRSFFGFVALDKDEQELLESVADVKAEVPSLEWNRITGVYLYQENQGAPLYSRLHKWSNYKLQNNIEAMEKDFC